A DNA window from Solanum lycopersicum chromosome 3, SLM_r2.1 contains the following coding sequences:
- the LOC101255777 gene encoding NADP-dependent malic enzyme, chloroplastic, with protein MFSLNGTNFPNNSLSGVSRCLTQSRKRVSFPMVVVSVNPNGRSADRNVSVLMENTLKEMKENAPVIDEDSESTVTGGVGDVYGEDTATEDQTITPWNFSVASGYSLLRNPHYNKGLAFSEKERDSHYLRGLLPPVVFSHELQVKKLMNNLRQYDVPLQRYMAMMDLQERNERLFYKLLMENVEELLPVVYTPTVGEACQKYGSIFRRPQGLFISLKEKGKILEVLKNWPEKKIQVIVVTDGERILGLGDLGCQGMGIPVGKLSLYTALGGIRPSSCLPVTIDVGTNNETLLKDEFYIGLRQRRTRGQEYAELLDEFMSAVKQTYGEKVLIQFEDFANHNAFDLLAKYGTSHLVFNDDIQGTASVVLAGIMAALNLVGGNLAQHRFLFLGAGEAGTGIAELIALEMSKQTGAPLEESRKKTWMVDSKGLIVRSRMESLQHFKRPWAHDHEPVKELVNAVKLIKPTVLIGSSGTGKTFTKEVVQAMSTFNKKPIIFALSNPTSQSECTAEEAYTWSEGRAIFASGSPFTPVEYKGKVFVSGQGNNAYIFPGLGLGLIISGAIRVHDDMLLAASEALAAEVSRENLEKGLIYPPFANIRKISAHIAAKVAAKAYELGLATRLPQPDNLVAYAESCMYSPSYRSYR; from the exons ATGTTCTCACTGAATGGAACCAATTTTCCG AATAATTCGTTATCTGGGGTTTCAAGATGCTTGACTCAGTCCCGGAAAAGGGTATCTTTTCCTATGGTGGTGGTCTCTGTGAACCCAAATGGAAGATCGGCAGACCGGAATgtgagtgttttaatggagaataCTTTGAAGGAGATGAAGGAAAATGCTCCAGTTATAGATGAAGATTCTGAATCGACGGTCACTGGTGGAGTCGGCGATGTGTACGGAGAGGATACTGCTACGGAAGATCAAACCATTACTCCTTGGAACTTCTCTGTTGCTAG CGGATACTCATTGTTGCGTAATCCACATTACAACAAAGGGTTAGCTTTCAGCGAGAAAGAAAGGGATTCGCACTATTTACGTGGCCTTCTTCCTCCTGTGGTTTTTAGTCACGAGCTTCAG GTTAAGAAATTGATGAACAATCTGCGTCAGTATGATGTACCACTGCAAAGGTACATGGCCATGATGGATCTTCAG GAGAGAAATGAGAGGCTATTTTACAAGCTTCTTATGGAAAATGTGGAAGAGCTTCTCCCGGTAGTTTATACTCCGACAGTAGGCGAAGCATGCCAGAAGTATGGTAGCATCTTCAGACGACCTCAAGGACTTTTtatcagtttgaaagaaaa AGGCAAAATTCTTGAGGTACTAAAGAATTGGCCTGAGAAGAAAATTCAAGTTATTGTCGTAACTGATGGAGAACGAATATTAGGCCTTGGAGACTTAGGTTGCCAG GGAATGGGGATACCAGTAGGGAAACTCTCTTTATACACCGCTCTTGGAGGCATTCGGCCGTCATCT TGCTTGCCAGTTACCATTGATGTGGGCACAAACAATGAGACATTGTTAAAAGATGAATTTTACATTGGGCTGAGACAAAGAAGAACTAGAGGACAG GAATATGCTGAACTCTTGGATGAATTTATGTCTGCTGTCAAGCAGACTTACGGAGAGAAAGTGCTCATTCAG TTTGAAGACTTTGCGAATCACAATGCATTTGACCTTCTTGCGAAATATGGAACTAGCCACCTTGTTTTTAATGACGACATTCAG GGGACTGCATCTGTGGTCCTAGCAGGGATCATGGCAGCACTAAACTTAGTGGGAGGAAACTTGGCACAGCATAGATTTTTATTCCTGGGAGCTGGAGAG GCTGGTACCGGGATAGCAGAACTCATAGCTCTTGAGATGTCCAAGCAG ACTGGAGCCCCTCTAGAAGAGTCACGCAAGAAAACTTGGATGGTGGATTCTAAG GGGTTGATAGTTAGGTCTCGCATGGAGTCACTTCAACATTTTAAGAGGCCCTGGGCTCATGATCACGAGCCAGTAAAAGAACTGGTGAATGCTGTTAAG TTAATTAAGCCAACCGTCTTGATTGGATCTTCTGGCACTGGGAAGACGTTTACTAAAGAAGTGGTACAAGCTATGTCAACCTTCAATAAG AAACCAATTATTTTTGCTCTCTCCAACCCAACATCACAGTCTGAATGTACTGCTGAAGAGGCTTATACGTGGAGTGAA GGGCGGGCCATTTTTGCTAGCGGGAGTCCTTTCACTCCAGTTGAGTACAAGGGGAAAGTCTTCGTGTCTGGTCAG GGAAATAATGCATACATCTTCCCTGGTTTGGGTCTGGGACTGATAATATCTGGTGCGATTCGCGTTCATGATGACATGCTCCTGGCAGCCT CGGAAGCTTTAGCAGCAGAAGTAAGTCGAGAGAACTTGGAGAAGGGATTAATATACCCACCATTTGCCAACATAAGGAAGATTTCAGCTCACATTGCTGCCAAAGTGGCAGCCAAAGCATATGAACTTG GCTTGGCCACTCGTCTACCTCAACCGGATAACCTAGTAGCATATGCAGAGAGTTGCATGTACAGTCCAAGTTATCGTAGCTATCGCTAA
- the ABCG35 gene encoding ABC transporter G family member 36 — translation MEGEKVNGGPRRLGSSRSSMSRTMSRSRSRASWMVEDVFNPMPSRRSTRGEEDEEALTWAALERLPTYDRLRKTVLKSFAESENQGNKKVVHKEVDVRNLGFNERQEFIDRFFRVAEEDNEKFLRKFRNRIDKVGITLPTVEVRYEHLTIEADCYIGDRALPSLPNAARNIAESALSCVGINLAEKTKLTILKDASGIIKPSRMTLLLGPPSSGKTTLLLALAGKLDPSLKVKGEITYNGHGLKEFVPQKSSAYISQNDVHVAEMTVKETLDFSARCQGVGSRYELLTELARRERDAGIFPEAEIDLFMKATAVEGLESSLITDYTLRILGLDVCRDTIVGDEMIRGISGGQKKRVTTGEMIVGPTKTLFMDEISTGLDSSTTFQIVKCLQQIVHLTEATILMSLLQPAPETFDLFDDIILLSEGQIVYQGPREHVLEFFETCGFKCPERKGTADFLQEVTSKKDQEQYWVNKHKPYQYISVTEFAKRFKRFHVGLRIENELSVPYDKTRSHPAALIFKKYTVPTLELLKTNFDKEWLLIKRNSFVYIFKTVQIVIVALIASTVFLRTKMHHETEDDGGVYVGALIFGMVCNMFNGFSELSLIIQRLPVFYKHRDLLFHPPWTFTLPTVLLKVPISVFETIVWMVMTYYTIGFAPEASRFFKQSLLIFLIQQMAAGLFRLTAGVCRTMIIANTGGALTLLLVFLLGGFILPRGSIPDWWQWGFWVSPLSYGFNAFTVNEMFAPRWMNRAASDGITRLGVQVMRSFDVFAEKRWFWIGAAALLGFAILFNVLFTFVLMYLSPLNKPQAILSKEQARDMEADQEESRDPPRLRVNRSKRDDLPRSLSAADGNRTREMEIRRMSSRTGSTGLHRNEDANLEAANGVAAKKGMILPFTPLAMSFEDVSYFVDMPPEMRDQGVTEDRLQLLREVTGAFRPGVLTALMGVSGAGKTTLMDVLAGRKTGGYIEGDVRISGFPKNQETFARVSGYCEQTDIHSPQVTIHESLLFSAFLRLPKEVRKEDKMVFVDEVMDLVELDNLKDAIVGLPGVTGLSTEQRKRLTIAVELVANPSIIFMDEPTSGLDARAAAIVMRTVRNTVDTGRTVVCTIHQPSIDIFEAFDELLLMKRGGQVIYAGPLGRHSQKIIDYFEAIPGVQKIKEKYNPATWMLEASSISSETRLGMDFAEYYRSSALHQRNKALVNDLSTPPPGAKDLYFTTQYSQPTWGQFKSCFWKQWWTYWRSPDYNLVRFFFSLAAALMIGTIFWNIGSKIVTSGDLMIVIGAMYAAVLFVGINNCSTVQPIVAVERTVFYRERAAGMYSALPYAMAQVIAEIPYVLIQTTYYTLIVYAMIGFEWTAAKFFWFYFVTFFSFLYWTYYGMMTVSITPNHQVAAIFAAAFYALFNLFSGFFIPRPRIPKWWIWYYWICPVAWTVYGCIVSQYGDVEATIKVPNMARDPMIKDYIKDHFGYNPDFMGPVAVVLVGFAVFFAFMYSYAIKTLNFQTR, via the exons ATGGAAGGTGAAAAAGTAAATGGAGGACCGAGGAGGTTGGGGAGTAGTAGGAGTAGTATGAGTAGAACGATGAGTAGAAGCAGAAGCAGAGCAAGTTGGATGGTAGAAGATGTGTTCAATCCAATGCCGAGTAGAAGAAGTACTCGtggagaagaagatgaagaagcacTCACGTGGGCTGCGTTAGAGAGATTGCCGACTTACGATCGATTGAGAAAGACGGTGCTTAAATCGTTCGCCGAGAGCGAAAATCAAGGGAATAAAAAAGTTGTTCATAAGGAGGTTGATGTTCGGAATCTGGGATTCAATGAACGCCAAGAGTTTATTGATCGCTTTTTCAGAGTTGCAGAGGAAGATAATGAAAAGTTCCTCAGAAAGTTCAGAAATCGAATCGACAA AGTTGGAATTACCCTTCCTACGGTAGAAGTTCGTTACGAACACTTAACGATAGAAGCTGACTGCTATATCGGCGACAGAGCTCTTCCCTCGCTGCCTAACGCAGCCAGAAACATTGCAGAATCAGCTTTGAGTTGTGTTGGAATTAATTTGGCTGAGAAAACTAAACTTACTATTCTTAAAGATGCTTCTGGAATAATTAAGCCCTCTAGGATGACACTTTTATTAGGTCCACCATCTTCTGGGAAAACCACCCTTCTTTTGGCTTTGGCTGGAAAATTAGACCCTAGCTTAAAG GTTAAAGGAGAAATCACATACAATGGGCACGGGCTAAAGGAATTTGTACCCCAAAAATCATCGGCATACATTAGTCAAAATGATGTTCATGTGGCTGAAATGACTGTTAAAGAAACTCTTGATTTCTCTGCTAGATGCCAAGGAGTTGGCTCTCGTTATg AACTTCTAACGGAGCTTGCAAGGAGAGAAAGGGATGCTGGAATCTTCCCAGAGGCTGAAATTGATCTTTTCATGAAG GCAACTGCTGTGGAGGGACTTGAAAGCAGCCTAATCACTGATTACACCCTCAGG ATTTTGGGGCTTGATGTGTGTCGGGACACAATTGTTGGGGATGAAATGATACGTGGCATTTCTGGTGGACAGAAGAAGCGTGTCACTACAG GGGAGATGATTGTTGGGCCAACAAAAACATTATTTATGGACGAGATATCTACTGGACTGGACAGCTCAACTACATTTCAGATAGTGAAATGTTTACAGCAGATTGTACATCTTACAGAGGCCACCATCTTGATGTCTCTACTCCAGCCTGCTCCCGAGACATTCGATCTTTTTGACGATATCATTCTCTTATCTGAAGGCCAGATTGTTTACCAAGGCCCACGTGAACATGTACTCGAATTCTTCGAAACCTGTGGTTTTAAATGTCCAGAAAGAAAAGGCACTGCTGACTTCTTGCAAGAG GTTACATCAAAGAAGGATCAAGAGCAGTACTGGGTGAATAAACATAAGCCGTACCAGTACATATCAGTAACTGAATTTGCAAAGAGATTCAAGCGCTTCCATGTTGGCTTACGTATAGAAAATGAGCTATCAGTTCCGTATGACAAAACAAGAAGTCACCCAGCTGctttaatattcaaaaagtaCACTGTCCCTACATTAGAGCTTCTTAAGACAAACTTTGATAAAGAATGGCTTTTGATCAAGAGGAACTCTTTTGTTTACATTTTCAAGACCGTTCAAATAGTTATCGTCGCCCTCATTGCATCAACTGTGTTCTTGAGGACCAAAATGCACCACGAAACTGAAGATGATGGTGGTGTCTATGTTGGTGCCCTCATATTTGGAATGGTCTGCAATATGTTCAATGGTTTCTCTGAACTCTCACTCATCATACAAAGGCTCCCTGTTTTCTACAAGCATAGGGACCTTCTTTTCCATCCACCTTGGACTTTCACTTTACCAACTGTACTCCTTAAGGTTCCAATTTCTGTGTTCGAGACTATTGTGTGGATGGTCATGACATATTATACCATTGGTTTTGCCCCTGAAGCTAGCAG GTTCTTCAAGCAATCACTGTTGATTTTTCTGATCCAACAAATGGCTGCTGGATTATTTAGGCTCACTGCAGGAGTTTGTAGGACTATGATTATTGCAAATACTGGTGGAGCACTCACACTCCTTCTTGTGTTCCTATTGGGTGGTTTCATCCTGCCTAGAG GTTCAATTCCAGACTGGTGGCAATGGGGATTTTGGGTTTCACCTCTATCCTACGGGTTCAACGCTTTCACTGtaaatgaaatgtttgctcCAAGGTGGATGAACAGAGCT GCCTCAGATGGAATTACTAGATTGGGTGTGCAAGTGATGAGAAGCTTTGATGTTTTTgctgaaaagaggtggttttGGATTGGTGCTGCAGCTCTTCTGGGGTTCGCAATTCTCTTCAACGTTCTTTTTACCTTTGTTCTTATGTATCTCAGCC CTCTAAACAAACCACAAGCTATATTATCCAAAGAGCAGGCCAGGGATATGGAAGCTGATCAAGAAGAAAGTAGGGACCCCCCTAGACTTAGAGTCAACAGATCGAAGAGAGATGATCTCCCTCGATCCTTATCTGCAGCTGATGGAAACAGAACAA GAGAAATGGAAATCCGACGAATGAGCAGTCGTACTGGCTCTACTGGTCTCCATAGAAATGAAGATGCAAATCTTGAGGCTGCAAATGGTGTAGCAGCAAAGAAAGGAATGATTCTACCATTTACTCCACTGGCAATGTCTTTCGAGGATGTGAGCTACTTTGTTGACATGCCACCT GAAATGAGGGACCAAGGAGTAACAGAGGACAGACTTCAATTGCTTCGCGAAGTGACTGGTGCATTTAGGCCAGGCGTATTGACAGCACTGATGGGAGTCAGTGGAGCAGGAAAGACTACACTCATGGATGTTCTAGCTGGACGTAAGACTGGAGGCTACATTGAAGGTGATGTAAGAATATCCGGATTTCCAAAGAATCAAGAAACATTTGCCAGAGTTTCAGGATATTGTGAACAAACTGATATACACTCACCTCAAGTAACTATCCACGAATCTTTGTTATTTTCGGCTTTCCTCCGGCTCCCAAAAGAAGTCAGAAAAGAAGATAAGATG GTTTTTGTGGATGAAGTAATGGATCTGGTTGAGCTAGACAATCTCAAGGATGCAATTGTAGGGCTACCAGGAGTTACTGGTTTGTCAACAGAACAAAGGAAAAGATTGACTATTGCAGTAGAGCTTGTTGCAAAtccttcaattatttttatggaTGAACCGACTTCTGGTCTTGATGCAAGAGCAGCAGCTATTGTTATGAGAACTGTGAGAAACACAGTGGACACAGGGAGAACTGTTGTCTGCACAATACATCAACCAAGTATCGATATATTTGAAGCATTTGATGAG CTGCTTCTTATGAAAAGAGGCGGGCAAGTAATCTATGCAGGCCCATTAGGTCGACATTCTCAgaaaattattgattattttgag GCAATTCCAGGAgttcaaaaaattaaagagaagtATAATCCAGCTACCTGGATGCTAGAGGCCAGTTCAATTTCCTCAGAAACTCGACTAGGAATGGATTTTGCTGAATACTACAGATCATCTGCTTTGCATCA AAGAAACAAGGCTCTTGTCAATGATTTGAGCACACCTCCTCCTGGAGCCAAAGACCTCTACTTTACCACACAATATTCCCAGCCCACATGGGGCCAGTTCAAGTCCTGCTTCTGGAAACAATGGTGGACTTACTGGAGAAGTCCAGACTATAACCTTGTCAGATTCTTCTTTAGTCTGGCTGCAGCACTAATGATAGGGACCATTTTCTGGAACATTGGCAGTAAAAT AGTTACTAGCGGTGATCTAATGATAGTCATCGGGGCAATGTATGCAGCTGTACTGTTTGTTGGAATCAATAATTGTTCGACTGTACAGCCAATTGTAGCCGTTGAGAGAACCGTCTTTTATAGAGAAAGGGCTGCTGGGATGTATTCAGCATTACCATATGCTATGGCACAG GTAATTGCAGAAATACCATACGTACTCATCCAAACAACATACTATACTCTTATAGTGTACGCTATGATTGGCTTTGAGTGGACGGCGGCTAAATTCTTCTGGTTCTATTTTGTAACCTTCTTCTCCTTCCTATACTGGACATACTATGGAATGATGACTGTTTCCATCACACCGAACCACCAAGTAGCTGCGATCTTTGCTGCAGCATTCTATGCTCTCTTCAATCTTTTCTCTGGTTTCTTCATTCCCAGACCG AGAATTCCCAAGTGGTGGATATGGTATTACTGGATCTGTCCAGTTGCATGGACTGTTTATGGTTGCATTGTATCACAGTATGGTGATGTGGAGGCTACTATCAAAGTCCCAAATATGGCTCGAGACCCTATGATTAAGGACTACATTAAAGATCATTTCGGATACAATCCAGACTTCATGGGACCAGTTGCTGTAGTTTTGGTTGGTTTTGCAGTCTTTTTCGCCTTTATGTACTCTTACGCTATTAAGACATTGAACTTCCAAACAAGATAG